From the genome of Vicia villosa cultivar HV-30 ecotype Madison, WI linkage group LG2, Vvil1.0, whole genome shotgun sequence, one region includes:
- the LOC131654172 gene encoding transcription factor MYBS3-like: MTRRCSHCSNNGHNSRTCPSRGGGSGGGGVRLFGVRLTDGSIIKKSASMGNLTLANHHHCSSPSSVHPGSIVNPGSPCSDPPNEPEGYLSDDPANVSSFAIRRSDRKKGVPWTEEEHRMFLVGLHKLGKGDWRGIARNYVVSRTPTQVASHAQKYFIRQSNATRRKRRTSLFDMAPDMYPDSTSMPEEQVLLPPSENSQPCNGKSHPSLNLSLKSEYEPMETTSEENVEEGNENPMGSNRLTPMTHGFFPSYIPVSFSMWPAIGAPFEVSNGGETSHHSHHQVLKPIPVIPKEPVNVDELVGMSHLSIGETQVRDREPPPLSLNLLGEPSRQSAFHANTPVGGSDLNSGKNNAIQAV; the protein is encoded by the exons ATGACTCGGCGGTGCTCTCACTGCAGTAACAACGGTCATAACTCTCGGACATGTCCGTCGAGAGGCGGAGGTAGCGGCGGCGGCGGGGTTAGGCTTTTTGGTGTTAGATTGACGGATGGATCGATTATTAAAAAGAGTGCGAGTATGGGGAATTTAACGCTTGCGAATCATCATCATTGTTCTTCTCCTTCTTCGGTTCATCCCGGTTCGATTGTTAACCCCGGTTCACCGTGTTCTGACCCGCCCAATGAACCGGAAGGTTATTTGTCTGATGATCCTGCTAATGTTTCCAGCTTCGCTATCCGCCGCAGCGACAGAAAGaaag GTGTTCCATGGACTGAAGAAGAACACCGGATGTTCTTGGTTGGACTCCATAAACTAGGCAAAGGAGACTGGCGTGGGATAGCACGTAATTATGTTGTGTCAAGGACCCCTACTCAAGTAGCAAGTCATGCACAAAAGTACTTCATCCGTCAGAGTAATGCTACCAGGAGAAAGAGACGTACGAGTCTTTTCGACATGGCTCCTGATATG TATCCAGATTCAACTTCAATGCCAGAAGAACAAGTACTACTTCCACCTTCTGAGAACTCACAACCTTGCAATGGAAAATCACATCCGTCACTAAATCTCTCTCTCAAGTCAGAATATGAACCAATGGAAACTACATCTGAAGAAAACGTTGAAGAGGGCAACGAAAATCCTATGGGATCGAATAGATTGACACCAATGACTCACGGATTCTTTCCATCTTATATACCCGTCTCATTTTCCATGTGGCCGGCAATTGGAGCTCCCTTTGAAGTATCCAACGGTGGAGAGACATCTCATCATAGTCATCATCAGGTTCTCAAGCCGATACCGGTCATTCCTAAGGAACCCGTCAACGTTGATGAACTCGTGGGGATGTCTCATTTGAGCATCGGGGAAACACAAGTGCGTGATAGAGAGCCTCCCCCTCTTTCCTTGAATTTGTTAGGAGAGCCCTCAAGACAATCAGCATTCCACGCAAATACTCCGGTTGGTGGCTCTGATCTAAACAGTGGCAAAAACAACGCCATTCAAGCGGTTTGA